The window TTTCATTGCATGTGGATGAAAACTCCAGCATAGAGCAGGCAATTAAGTGTTCAGGTATTTTGGAACAGTATCCACAAATTGATCTGCAAAAGAATAAGGTAGGGGTTTGGAACAAGGCGGCTAAATTGACCGATATTCTCGAAGATGGTGACCGTATTGAAATTTATCGCCCACTCATTGCCGATCCGAAAGAGGTTCGCAAACGCCGAGCTGAAAAGGCCAAGGAAGAAGGTCGTGCCGACAAGGTGACCGGTGGCAGAGTTAATCCGCTGCGCGGCGGAAAGTCTTAAGAGAGGCGCATCTTCACATTGAGCGAAGATGTGCAGCTGAATTTTTCTAAGTTTTTGGGTAGTGTTTAGAAAGAGAAAAGTTTGGCCAGTTTCGAAGACTGACACTGTTCATCGTCTTCGTGAGATTTACCGTTGAATGTTTCCTCAACCAGAGCAAAAAAGTATTGCACCCGATCCTGGGCTTTCATTGCCGTTTCAAAAAAACTGTTAGGCTTGCTCGCACTTTGGCTAACGACGCGGTAGCTTGGCACTTCAATTAATTGTACCAATGGCTTATTAATCAAGGCATCGTAAGCAGTGAAATGGTTACCAGTTACTGTGGTGATGTTTACGTGCATGTCTTTGGTAAAATGCACTTTCGAATCTTCAACACCGAACACCGATGTTGAAACAGAAAACGTTAGCAAGGATGCTAACGTTAACGAGATCGCGTTTTGTGTCCTTTTCATGCTTCCCCCTCGTTGGAAGTCTTGCCGTAAGTTAACAACGCTATTAGCTGTTTGACTGCCCTTTCCTGTACTACTGAACTTGTTCCAGTTGATCTTATTGTCATATAGCTAATTCGCCATAATAAGGTATGAAATAATTTCAGAGAATACCAATCGTATAAGGTGAACCCACTTTATCGCAGGTTAAACGACATAATAGGTTACAAATTGCTGCTTGAAAGTTGATAGCCTCTAAAATCCTGACGCTATTTTATGGCGCTTGAGTAGTCAGTGCAAATGAAACTTTTATGATGATTCCTCTATTTTCAAAGAAGTTTTTGTAGGAATTTTTTACACCTTGCTTGATGCTGCTTCTCGAATCATCTAACTCCCTTTGTTTATCTACCTGTTTTTTCGTAGGAAATACGAAAGATTTCATAAATGGCGTGAAGATTGCAGTTCCCTGCCTGCACTTCATTTGTATTGCGGAGGTTTTATTAAATGAAACTGCTTAATTTGGTAAAAGTTGTAACATTGGCAAGTGTGCTGTCCTTCAGCTCCGTTGCTAATGCAGCATTGGTCAAGTTGTTGGACTTTGGTGAATTGGCTGATGTTATCGGTGAAGGTAATGTTCCAAATCCATTCACGTTTGAAGATTTACTTGGTATTAGTGGGTTTGACGTAACCATTACCGCGACAAAAGATGGTTCTGGTGAAGGTGTATTCCATTATCTGGATAAAGGCTCCGGTTTAGGGGTTTGTCCATTTGAGGAAGGTTGTGCGAAAGATCCGGAAGACAATGCAAACGTAGGTGAAGGCTTTATCTTTGAGTTTATGCTCGATGGTGTTGCTTTGGGTGTCGAAGACTTCTCAATTCTGGTTGTTGGCCATGAAAACGAAGGCGGCATTATGGAAGGCACTATGGTTATGATGAGTGACGGTATGACGTTCTCACCAACCAATGATATGCCTGTCTATACCTACGCTGAAGGTGGAGATACGTTCTCGTTTGAAGTATCAACCGGGGAAATTTATCTCGGCTCTATTTGGATTGACGATGGTAGCTTGCCACCGCAAGGCATTCCAGAGCCAGCTAACCTTGCATTAATGGCGTTAGGCTTACTAGGACTTGTGGCATCACGTCGTAAGCTTCTTCGCTAATTATTGAGCTGTGCTCAATGTTAAAAAAGTCAGCATTTATGCTGACTTTTTTTTGCACATGGATGTGCTTGGTCGAAATATTGTCATCCATGATATTTCGACATTCAGTAAGTCCCTTTACATCGTCGAAATATTGTCATCCATGATATTTCGACATTCAGTAAGTCCCTTTACATCGTCGAAATATTGTCATCCATGATATTTCGACATTCAGTAAGTCCCTTTACATCGTCGAAATATTGTCATCCATGATATTTCGACATTCAGTAAGTCCCTTTACATCGTCGAAATATTGTCATCCATGATATTTCGACATTCAGTAAGTCCCTTTACATCGTCGAAATATTGTCATCCCTGATATTTCGACATTCAGTAAGTCCATTTACTTCGTCGAAATATTGCCATCCATGATATTTCGACATTCAATACGTCCTTGTATCTTGTCGATATATTGTCATCCCTGATATATCGAAATATCGTAAATCCCTTTACTAATCCTCCGGTACAGGCGTTGTTACTTACAAAAACGTCGGCAAAGCTGCTAAGTCATCTCAATTTTGAAAGAGATATCGACTTTATGCGTATCTCTCAATGTCGCTATTTTTTACACCGTCTGCTGTGTCTCGGCCCATTAAAATCAATGGGTTTAGCTATGTTTATGAAATCAATAGTAAAATAAAAAAAGTGTCAGGTTGGCCTGTTACTTGCTCCTTCTACATCGGATTTCA is drawn from Thalassotalea sp. PS06 and contains these coding sequences:
- a CDS encoding PEP-CTERM sorting domain-containing protein translates to MKLLNLVKVVTLASVLSFSSVANAALVKLLDFGELADVIGEGNVPNPFTFEDLLGISGFDVTITATKDGSGEGVFHYLDKGSGLGVCPFEEGCAKDPEDNANVGEGFIFEFMLDGVALGVEDFSILVVGHENEGGIMEGTMVMMSDGMTFSPTNDMPVYTYAEGGDTFSFEVSTGEIYLGSIWIDDGSLPPQGIPEPANLALMALGLLGLVASRRKLLR
- a CDS encoding RnfH family protein; its protein translation is MSVEQLLIEVVYALPDKQTLLSLHVDENSSIEQAIKCSGILEQYPQIDLQKNKVGVWNKAAKLTDILEDGDRIEIYRPLIADPKEVRKRRAEKAKEEGRADKVTGGRVNPLRGGKS